A window of Malania oleifera isolate guangnan ecotype guangnan chromosome 5, ASM2987363v1, whole genome shotgun sequence contains these coding sequences:
- the LOC131156771 gene encoding calvin cycle protein CP12-1, chloroplastic translates to MASSISGMSLSAPPRVLARAPDAPKVRPVWSPQLNRPWKMSKGFGSGALRLRPAAAAPDKISEKVEKSIKNAEETCSDDPASGECVAAWDEVEELSAAASHARDRKKEFDPLEEYCKDNPETKECRTYED, encoded by the coding sequence atggcATCATCAATATCCGGCATGAGCCTCTCCGCCCCTCCCAGGGTCTTGGCCAGGGCACCAGACGCTCCGAAGGTCCGGCCCGTCTGGTCCCCGCAGCTGAACCGCCCGTGGAAGATGTCTAAGGGGTTCGGGTCGGGCGCGTTGCGACTCCGCCCTGCGGCCGCCGCGCCGGATAAAATATCGGAGAAGGTGGAGAAGAGCATAAAGAACGCGGAGGAGACGTGCTCGGACGATCCAGCGAGCGGAGAGTGCGTGGCGGCGTGGGACGAGGTGGAGGAGCTAAGCGCCGCCGCGAGCCATGCCCGGGACCGGAAGAAGGAGTTCGACCCGTTGGAGGAGTACTGCAAGGACAACCCGGAGACGAAGGAGTGCCGGACCTACGAGGACTGA